The proteins below are encoded in one region of Bremerella sp. P1:
- a CDS encoding CBS domain-containing protein, with product MVSRALRIVVVSEDRQHLRDCFDFFVACGYEVETRCDSVYRESDSPQKKDVLIYDYDGSQSTISHNNLFKIAVVPADKTDLVEKVISEAADDVVLKPVTPAKLLVRVRAAAAILEARVAVSQQFGRNQRNRYPGEGAFLGTLQNTIEQISVHGHCVCATLFNVSNSTSDRYREWLTGLEATGLPDSRIFELSGNRVAVVTPASSPDQVTHWAADQMAQASVRDTSQADVSPLSVSGSFVSTRNEASTSEQVSLLLTDRLNLALSLGEGLLVDDSLENEWLAQQPTGSIFDGMTAEDIMQPTTVRLNASDNVENALEAMRLWNADIAPVFQADGTPCGLIRTDDLVEIEDKQQAIGRYCLPNIPQVRCDSTFNEFVALFSSNDSSWLQVLREDTPVGVIHCDDLTSMNSPVMVSLP from the coding sequence ATGGTTTCACGCGCTCTGCGAATCGTCGTCGTCTCTGAGGACCGTCAGCACCTTCGCGATTGCTTCGACTTCTTTGTCGCTTGTGGATATGAGGTTGAAACGCGCTGCGACTCGGTTTACCGCGAGTCCGATTCGCCCCAGAAAAAGGATGTTTTGATCTACGACTACGATGGCAGCCAGTCGACCATCAGTCACAACAACCTATTCAAGATTGCCGTCGTTCCGGCAGATAAGACCGACCTGGTTGAGAAAGTCATTTCTGAGGCCGCCGACGATGTTGTTTTGAAGCCGGTCACCCCCGCTAAGCTACTTGTTCGAGTGAGAGCCGCCGCGGCGATACTCGAAGCAAGAGTAGCCGTTTCCCAGCAATTCGGGCGCAATCAGCGCAATCGCTATCCTGGCGAAGGCGCTTTTCTGGGAACCCTGCAAAACACGATCGAACAGATATCCGTTCACGGTCACTGCGTTTGCGCAACGCTGTTCAATGTTTCTAACTCGACTTCCGATCGTTATCGGGAATGGCTGACCGGCCTCGAGGCGACCGGACTTCCTGATTCACGCATCTTCGAGTTATCCGGCAATCGCGTTGCGGTGGTTACCCCAGCGTCTTCGCCCGATCAGGTGACCCACTGGGCGGCCGATCAGATGGCGCAGGCCTCAGTCCGCGATACCTCGCAGGCCGATGTTTCGCCGCTTAGTGTTTCAGGAAGCTTCGTGAGCACGCGTAACGAAGCTTCCACCAGCGAGCAAGTGTCGCTGCTGCTGACCGATCGTTTGAACCTGGCTTTGAGTCTGGGCGAAGGCCTTCTGGTCGATGATTCGTTGGAAAACGAGTGGCTGGCACAGCAACCCACGGGCAGTATCTTCGATGGCATGACCGCCGAGGATATCATGCAGCCCACGACGGTCCGTCTGAATGCTTCGGACAACGTCGAAAATGCGCTGGAGGCGATGCGACTGTGGAATGCGGACATTGCGCCGGTTTTCCAAGCCGACGGTACCCCCTGTGGTCTTATCCGCACGGATGATCTTGTCGAGATTGAAGACAAACAGCAGGCCATTGGACGCTACTGTTTGCCGAATATTCCCCAGGTTCGCTGTGATTCGACATTCAACGAGTTCGTCGCGTTATTCTCCTCGAACGATTCCTCCTGGCTGCAAGTCCTGCGAGAGGACACGCCGGTTGGTGTCATTCACTGCGACGACTTGACCTCGATGAATTCGCCTGTGATGGTTTCCCTGCCGTAA
- a CDS encoding FHA domain-containing protein: MQTQLLPQIGNDSIYLEYLDPAAGRSTKTVLDEFPFIIGRNATCNLTVESGRVSREHAEVIRHGSGYLIRDLRSTNGVYINGEKIDEHILVDGDTVSIADFEFDFHCPSDATTRQTVTLAMEDRAQAARPVGDPHLLIQALRTVNQWSGLKRIDPGLATIQSISEQKTVGHWCPLFRKAYQSHEETRLLKGSLVLENPLRLLQQTSAMFALQERQETGGFLLLELDQTDFVRPDLLETVGWIRTKFGSSLKVVLGTKVDVWEANLIDNPIVEDLRGMGIHLAVVGIDQFKPPIVSDVLEHCTMIGVAASALSATSRSPAVANSIHEFIQEISSTGCQALAQSGASGPDNQALEQMGFHAVVRFPA; this comes from the coding sequence ATGCAGACGCAGCTGCTTCCACAAATCGGAAACGACTCGATTTACCTTGAGTATCTTGATCCAGCCGCGGGACGGTCGACCAAGACGGTACTCGACGAGTTTCCGTTCATCATCGGACGCAACGCGACCTGTAATTTAACGGTCGAGTCGGGGCGTGTTTCGCGAGAGCATGCTGAAGTTATCCGGCACGGAAGCGGCTACCTGATACGCGATTTGCGCAGCACGAACGGCGTTTACATCAACGGCGAGAAGATCGACGAACACATTTTGGTGGATGGCGACACGGTTTCGATCGCCGACTTTGAATTCGACTTCCACTGTCCTTCGGACGCGACCACTCGCCAGACCGTCACCCTGGCGATGGAAGATCGCGCCCAAGCTGCCCGGCCGGTAGGAGATCCCCATCTATTGATTCAGGCCCTAAGGACTGTCAATCAATGGTCAGGGCTCAAGCGTATCGATCCTGGCTTGGCAACCATTCAATCCATCAGCGAACAGAAGACCGTTGGGCACTGGTGCCCGCTGTTTCGTAAGGCTTACCAAAGTCACGAAGAAACTCGCCTGCTGAAAGGTTCCCTTGTCTTAGAGAACCCGCTCCGATTGCTACAGCAGACTTCGGCCATGTTTGCCCTTCAGGAACGCCAGGAAACAGGTGGGTTCCTGCTGTTGGAACTCGATCAAACGGATTTTGTGCGGCCAGACCTGCTGGAAACTGTCGGCTGGATACGAACCAAGTTTGGCTCATCGCTCAAAGTCGTTCTGGGAACGAAGGTCGACGTTTGGGAAGCCAACTTGATTGATAACCCAATTGTCGAAGATCTGCGTGGCATGGGCATTCATCTGGCCGTCGTGGGAATTGATCAATTCAAACCGCCGATTGTCTCGGATGTGCTTGAGCACTGCACGATGATCGGGGTTGCCGCCAGTGCCTTGTCGGCGACTTCACGCAGCCCAGCGGTTGCCAATAGCATTCACGAATTCATTCAGGAGATTTCGTCCACCGGTTGCCAGGCACTCGCCCAATCAGGTGCCAGTGGACCGGACAATCAGGCTTTGGAGCAGATGGGATTCCATGCGGTAGTTCGCTTTCCCGCCTGA